From a single Planococcus shenhongbingii genomic region:
- a CDS encoding MFS transporter: MSSEQRKKITILMVNMFIAIASFGIIVPILPAYLVSINQGGTAAGLMIAIFAGAQLLFSPLGGKWADVYGPRKVIILGLSLLTISMLMFYATDSIWILYASRIVGGIGDAFLVPGIFTYVAGITTAAQRAKGTGLVTASMSLGLVIGPGIGGFLAEVDLKLPFLVSAIVTFTAVLFSLVLLKEIKPTADSTKQAEEFANDESMLQQIGRSVKMPYFIPLIITFVMSFGLVAYESVIGMYLTNEFGSTSKDIAMMITATGLVSVIVQVFAVDRLIRRFGEVPVLISFLGLATAGFLLSLVAGSYAAFFGVSLVIFLAMAILRPVLNILISKMAQGEVGFAMGMNTSYMSLGNVLGPLSAGLLFDVNINYPFILGLGLLIVTLSIAVAWRSSRAAKTIALMRNEELETEPLV, from the coding sequence ATGTCTTCTGAACAACGCAAAAAAATCACCATTTTAATGGTGAATATGTTTATTGCCATCGCCAGTTTTGGAATTATCGTCCCGATCCTGCCGGCTTATCTCGTATCAATCAACCAAGGCGGAACTGCTGCCGGATTGATGATCGCTATCTTCGCCGGTGCACAGCTTCTGTTTTCCCCGCTTGGCGGGAAATGGGCCGATGTTTACGGGCCGCGCAAAGTCATTATCCTGGGATTGTCGCTGCTGACGATTTCCATGCTGATGTTTTATGCAACCGATTCAATCTGGATTCTTTATGCTTCACGCATCGTCGGCGGAATCGGCGATGCCTTTCTCGTCCCCGGCATCTTTACTTATGTAGCGGGCATCACGACAGCAGCGCAGCGGGCGAAAGGCACCGGCCTGGTCACCGCCTCGATGTCGCTTGGACTGGTCATCGGACCCGGAATCGGCGGCTTCTTAGCGGAAGTCGACTTGAAATTGCCTTTCCTTGTATCAGCGATTGTGACGTTCACCGCCGTCTTGTTCTCCCTTGTGTTACTGAAAGAAATCAAGCCGACTGCCGACAGCACAAAGCAGGCAGAGGAATTCGCAAATGACGAGTCGATGCTCCAGCAAATCGGCCGTTCGGTCAAAATGCCGTACTTCATTCCATTGATCATCACATTTGTCATGAGTTTCGGACTGGTCGCTTATGAATCGGTCATCGGCATGTATTTAACAAATGAATTCGGTTCAACTTCCAAAGACATCGCCATGATGATCACTGCTACCGGGCTTGTCAGCGTAATCGTCCAAGTGTTTGCCGTCGACCGTCTGATCCGCCGCTTCGGCGAAGTGCCGGTGTTGATCTCGTTTCTTGGCCTTGCCACTGCCGGTTTCCTACTGTCGCTTGTTGCCGGAAGCTACGCTGCGTTCTTCGGCGTATCGCTCGTCATTTTCCTGGCGATGGCAATTCTTCGACCGGTGCTCAATATCCTGATTTCCAAAATGGCGCAAGGTGAAGTCGGCTTTGCGATGGGCATGAACACTTCCTATATGAGCCTCGGGAATGTACTCGGGCCGCTCTCGGCAGGTTTGTTGTTTGATGTGAATATCAACTACCCGTTCATCCTCGGGCTTGGCTTATTGATCGTCACACTTTCAATAGCAGTGGCATGGCGCAGTTCCCGTGCCGCCAAAACCATCGCACTTATGCGCAATGAAGAACTTGAAACTGAACCTCTTGTTTAA
- a CDS encoding MFS transporter gives MSADQRKKIYILMINMFIAIGSFGIIIPILPSYLESINQGGMAAGLMIAIFAAAQFLFSPLAGKWADQYGRRKMIIYGLAGLTLSMFVFYVSDSIWILYLSRVIGGIGAAMLVPAIFAYIADITTYDQRAKGNSLVSAAMSLGIVVGPGIGGFLADYSIKLPFLVSALVSLVAVVFSIVLLKENDAVEADPALAATLTDEESMFKKIGRSVTMPYFIPLIITLVMSFGLLAYESVVGLYLDNQFQSTAKDIAFMITATGVVSVIVQLFIVDRIVRRYGEVAVLIAFIGVAAAGFLLSLFAGSYAMFFTVSLIIFMATSILRPVLNTLISKMADGEVGFAMGMNNAYMSIGNVIGPLLAGALYDINIVYPFILGLIMLMITMFITVSWQRSRAAKATPAIY, from the coding sequence ATGTCTGCGGACCAAAGAAAGAAAATTTATATCTTAATGATCAATATGTTTATTGCCATCGGAAGCTTCGGTATCATCATTCCGATTCTTCCTTCCTACCTTGAATCGATCAATCAAGGCGGCATGGCGGCAGGGTTGATGATCGCTATATTCGCCGCTGCGCAATTTCTGTTTTCGCCGCTTGCCGGAAAATGGGCAGACCAGTATGGCCGCCGGAAAATGATCATCTACGGGCTTGCCGGCCTCACACTATCAATGTTTGTGTTCTATGTGTCCGACTCCATTTGGATTCTGTACTTGTCGCGCGTGATCGGCGGAATCGGGGCTGCGATGCTGGTGCCTGCCATCTTCGCTTATATCGCCGACATCACCACCTATGACCAGCGGGCAAAAGGAAACAGCCTGGTCTCTGCAGCGATGTCACTCGGCATTGTTGTCGGACCAGGAATTGGTGGATTCCTGGCAGATTACAGCATAAAGCTGCCGTTTCTTGTATCCGCACTCGTTTCGCTTGTCGCGGTGGTGTTTTCTATCGTGCTATTGAAAGAAAACGACGCCGTCGAAGCAGATCCGGCTTTAGCAGCTACATTGACCGACGAGGAATCGATGTTCAAAAAAATCGGCCGCTCGGTGACAATGCCCTATTTTATTCCGCTGATTATCACCTTGGTCATGAGCTTCGGCTTGCTGGCGTATGAATCGGTCGTCGGCCTTTATCTCGACAACCAGTTCCAGTCGACTGCCAAAGACATCGCCTTTATGATTACTGCAACAGGCGTAGTCAGTGTCATTGTCCAATTATTCATCGTAGACCGCATCGTCCGCCGCTACGGCGAAGTGGCTGTATTGATCGCCTTTATCGGCGTCGCGGCCGCCGGCTTTCTGCTGTCGCTGTTCGCAGGCAGTTACGCGATGTTCTTTACCGTATCGCTGATCATCTTTATGGCCACATCCATTTTGCGTCCCGTGCTCAATACGCTGATTTCCAAAATGGCGGATGGAGAAGTCGGTTTCGCAATGGGGATGAACAACGCCTACATGAGCATCGGCAATGTTATCGGTCCGCTTCTAGCAGGAGCGCTCTACGATATCAACATTGTATATCCGTTCATTCTCGGGCTCATCATGCTGATGATCACCATGTTTATCACAGTCAGCTGGCAGCGTTCACGCGCCGCCAAAGCAACTCCGGCTATTTATTAA
- a CDS encoding MerR family transcriptional regulator, with the protein MYNIKAAAKLLDMPKVTIRSWETRYNAITPARTESGHRLYSDQNLEDLKWLKIQVQDRGIKISEAVKQLHASKRKPAEKAVIPETSLDAEPFSKQIQELYLAASEMDTERFNYLLDLNFSLFHYRTVFFSLIVPLMIRIGDEWKNGSLTVAHEHMISHIVHQRFAHFFRVFPTSAELPKVMALCPSGEHHQLGLLLFTLFLRENGFPVMYFGQDTPLEGLAEAASQQQTEIVCMSISDSDLRQAVDHYIEKLSQENPRLRFLIGGQGVEKQLHQGQAWYLGESYESWQQWLDEQKEIPLSKA; encoded by the coding sequence ATGTATAATATTAAAGCAGCTGCCAAACTTTTAGATATGCCAAAAGTGACCATCCGTTCCTGGGAAACCCGGTATAATGCCATAACACCTGCACGTACTGAATCCGGACACAGGCTATATTCGGATCAGAACCTGGAAGATTTAAAATGGCTTAAAATACAAGTGCAAGACCGAGGCATTAAAATCAGCGAAGCTGTAAAACAACTCCATGCTTCAAAAAGGAAGCCTGCCGAAAAAGCTGTAATTCCTGAAACTTCACTGGATGCTGAACCGTTCAGCAAGCAAATTCAGGAGCTTTATTTAGCCGCTTCGGAAATGGATACCGAACGGTTCAATTATCTGCTCGACTTGAACTTTTCCTTATTCCATTATCGGACCGTTTTTTTCTCGCTTATCGTACCGCTGATGATCCGCATTGGAGACGAATGGAAAAACGGCTCGCTGACGGTTGCTCATGAACATATGATCAGCCATATTGTCCACCAGCGCTTTGCCCATTTTTTCCGGGTCTTCCCGACTTCAGCTGAACTGCCGAAAGTCATGGCGTTGTGCCCGAGCGGCGAACACCATCAACTGGGCTTGCTGCTGTTCACGCTGTTCCTTCGGGAAAATGGTTTTCCGGTTATGTATTTCGGACAAGACACCCCGCTGGAAGGCTTAGCAGAAGCGGCAAGCCAGCAGCAAACCGAAATCGTCTGCATGTCGATTTCGGATTCCGATCTGCGGCAAGCGGTGGACCATTACATTGAAAAATTGTCACAAGAGAATCCTCGCTTGCGCTTCCTCATTGGCGGACAAGGAGTCGAAAAACAGCTTCACCAAGGCCAGGCCTGGTATCTCGGCGAGTCCTATGAATCCTGGCAGCAATGGCTGGATGAGCAAAAAGAAATCCCTTTAAGCAAAGCTTAA
- a CDS encoding NCS2 family permease, which translates to MSNWMDRFFGLQTNGTSVKRELSAGVIGFFTVVYIIAVNSLILSESGMPLEAAIVATIAASVFGCLVMGFWGNAPILLVPGMGINALFSYTLVQSMGLSWPEALAVVFISGLIFVVIAFTRLAKLLNAAVPYSLKEAIMVGLGLFLMLIGLEKGGIVERGTSSILALGSLGEPHVLATVLTFVVAIVLFIRNVPGNFLFTIVAGTVIASFFGLIDMSAMSGSSINASEAFAVFGALSFDGLLSMGFWIAVFSLTMVIVFENIGTVQGQVSFVERPEKFGRAFQATSVSSMMSGIFGTSPTVASAESMAAMAAGGRTGLTAVTTGLLFVVSVFFIPVIKLIPDSAIAPILIIVGGLMVQNIRNLDMKDMSESFPALLIVALIPFTYSIADGIAIGFILYPILKIAIGKWREVSMTLYVIAGLFLMNFVFHVIS; encoded by the coding sequence ATGTCTAATTGGATGGACCGCTTTTTTGGTCTTCAAACAAATGGGACTTCGGTTAAACGGGAACTGTCGGCGGGTGTAATCGGCTTTTTTACAGTCGTTTACATCATTGCGGTCAATTCGCTGATTTTGTCGGAATCGGGCATGCCGCTCGAAGCGGCGATTGTGGCAACGATTGCAGCTTCGGTGTTTGGCTGCCTCGTCATGGGCTTCTGGGGCAACGCGCCGATTTTGCTTGTGCCGGGCATGGGCATCAACGCCTTGTTTTCATACACGCTAGTCCAGTCAATGGGCTTGTCGTGGCCAGAAGCACTGGCTGTGGTCTTTATCTCGGGACTCATTTTCGTGGTGATCGCTTTTACGCGTCTTGCGAAACTGCTCAATGCGGCAGTGCCGTATTCGTTGAAAGAAGCGATTATGGTAGGGCTTGGCTTATTCCTGATGCTGATCGGCCTTGAAAAAGGCGGCATTGTCGAACGTGGTACTTCTTCGATTCTGGCACTCGGTTCACTTGGTGAACCGCATGTGTTGGCGACAGTCTTGACGTTCGTCGTGGCAATTGTGCTGTTTATCCGCAATGTGCCGGGGAATTTCCTGTTTACGATTGTAGCCGGAACGGTCATTGCTTCGTTTTTCGGCTTGATTGATATGAGCGCGATGAGCGGGTCGTCAATCAATGCTTCCGAAGCATTTGCGGTATTTGGTGCGCTGTCGTTCGACGGACTTTTGTCGATGGGCTTCTGGATTGCCGTTTTCTCTTTGACAATGGTGATCGTTTTTGAGAATATCGGAACCGTCCAGGGCCAAGTGTCGTTTGTGGAACGTCCTGAAAAATTCGGACGCGCGTTCCAGGCGACTTCGGTATCATCAATGATGTCCGGCATCTTTGGCACAAGCCCGACTGTAGCAAGTGCTGAAAGTATGGCAGCCATGGCGGCTGGCGGACGGACCGGCTTGACGGCTGTAACGACTGGCTTGCTGTTTGTGGTTTCCGTGTTTTTTATTCCGGTCATCAAACTGATTCCGGACAGCGCCATTGCCCCGATATTGATCATCGTCGGCGGCTTGATGGTGCAGAACATTCGCAATCTGGATATGAAAGACATGAGCGAAAGCTTCCCGGCGCTATTGATTGTGGCATTGATTCCATTTACGTACAGCATTGCGGACGGCATCGCCATCGGCTTTATCCTGTACCCGATTTTGAAAATCGCAATCGGAAAATGGCGCGAAGTGTCGATGACGCTTTATGTCATCGCGGGACTGTTTCTCATGAATTTTGTTTTTCACGTTATAAGCTGA
- a CDS encoding nuclease-related domain-containing protein, with product MDKMTICMLTKTEGLERLLGRLPANHPELKFIQSEWHRSASGQRGEGRLASRFKEFQLEEPFFMLWDVNLKMDNWPVQMDGLLLTERCAIIIESKNISGNIHFDEKTGEFYRFDENDAKTVIEDPLVQLNKHIRFLTAWFKLRKIILPVRGLIVFTAKKCEFIAKPPDAPICKNYQMSEILLKIWSSSPPQTPSHKLSKIKKTLLSNQTPFKQIPLCNRYLFKRTI from the coding sequence ATGGACAAAATGACCATCTGCATGCTGACGAAAACAGAAGGATTAGAGCGGCTGCTTGGCAGGCTTCCTGCAAACCATCCCGAATTGAAGTTTATCCAAAGCGAGTGGCATCGTTCTGCTTCGGGACAAAGAGGCGAAGGGCGGCTCGCTTCCCGATTCAAAGAATTTCAACTGGAAGAGCCGTTCTTTATGTTGTGGGACGTGAACTTGAAAATGGATAATTGGCCGGTTCAGATGGATGGCCTGTTGCTGACCGAACGCTGCGCTATTATCATTGAATCGAAAAACATCAGCGGCAACATCCATTTTGATGAAAAGACTGGCGAGTTTTACCGATTTGATGAAAACGATGCGAAGACCGTGATTGAAGATCCCCTTGTCCAGCTGAACAAACACATCCGTTTTCTAACGGCATGGTTCAAACTTCGAAAAATCATCTTGCCGGTTCGCGGCTTGATCGTGTTCACCGCAAAAAAATGTGAGTTTATCGCCAAACCGCCAGACGCTCCAATTTGCAAAAACTATCAGATGTCCGAAATCCTTTTGAAGATTTGGAGCTCTTCTCCCCCACAAACTCCAAGCCATAAACTTTCGAAAATCAAGAAAACGCTTCTTTCTAATCAAACCCCTTTTAAACAAATCCCATTATGCAATAGGTATTTATTCAAGCGGACGATTTAA
- a CDS encoding NupC/NupG family nucleoside CNT transporter, protein MNLLWGIFGVFVVLGIAFLLSSGRKSIKPRTIIGGLAIQFAFAFIVLEWEAGRAGLLWFSGLVQNVIDSAGEGISFVFGPAADVQGFGFVFAFQVLTIIIFFSSLISVLYYLGIMQIVIKIIGGGLSKLLGTSKAESISAAANIFVGQTEAPLVIRPFIAGMTRSELFAVMTGGLASVAGSTLAGYALLGVPLEYLLAASFMAAPAGLIMAKIMIPETEDVTERDDIVMEKDHTSVNVVDAAARGAADGLQLALNVGAMLLAFIALIALLNGMLGGIGGWFGAEDLTIQAILGVIFAPLAWAIGVPWAEAVQAGSFIGQKLVLNEFVAYTSFAPQIPDLSPKTVIVVSFALCGFANLSSLAILLGGLGALAPNRRPDIARLGIRAVAAGMLASLLSAAIAGMFM, encoded by the coding sequence GTGAATTTATTGTGGGGCATCTTTGGCGTATTCGTTGTTCTGGGAATCGCCTTTCTTTTATCAAGTGGCAGAAAGTCCATTAAGCCAAGGACTATTATCGGCGGTTTAGCTATCCAATTTGCATTTGCATTTATCGTTCTTGAGTGGGAAGCGGGAAGAGCCGGTCTTTTATGGTTTTCCGGACTCGTACAAAATGTAATTGACTCTGCTGGAGAAGGGATCTCTTTCGTATTCGGTCCAGCTGCTGATGTACAAGGATTTGGGTTTGTATTCGCGTTTCAGGTATTGACGATTATCATTTTCTTCTCATCTTTAATTTCGGTGCTTTACTACCTGGGCATCATGCAGATTGTCATCAAAATAATAGGCGGCGGGTTATCAAAACTTCTTGGCACGAGTAAAGCGGAGTCGATTTCAGCTGCAGCGAATATTTTCGTTGGCCAGACGGAAGCACCGCTTGTTATCCGCCCGTTTATTGCCGGGATGACTAGATCTGAGTTATTTGCTGTAATGACAGGTGGACTGGCGTCAGTAGCCGGTTCGACTTTAGCAGGCTACGCGCTTCTTGGAGTGCCTCTTGAATATTTGTTGGCGGCAAGCTTCATGGCTGCACCAGCCGGGTTGATCATGGCTAAAATAATGATCCCGGAAACAGAGGATGTTACAGAAAGAGACGACATCGTTATGGAAAAAGACCATACATCGGTCAACGTTGTCGACGCTGCTGCACGTGGTGCGGCTGATGGGTTGCAATTGGCTTTGAACGTCGGCGCCATGCTTTTGGCATTCATTGCATTGATCGCCTTGTTGAATGGTATGCTGGGTGGAATCGGCGGATGGTTCGGCGCAGAAGACTTGACTATCCAAGCGATTCTGGGTGTCATCTTCGCACCGCTTGCTTGGGCCATTGGTGTGCCTTGGGCAGAAGCGGTTCAAGCCGGCAGCTTTATCGGACAAAAATTAGTGCTCAATGAATTTGTTGCGTACACTTCTTTTGCCCCGCAAATTCCAGACTTATCGCCTAAGACTGTAATCGTAGTCAGCTTTGCCCTATGTGGTTTTGCTAACTTGAGCTCATTGGCTATTTTGCTTGGCGGACTTGGTGCATTGGCACCGAACCGCCGTCCTGATATCGCGCGTTTAGGTATCCGTGCGGTTGCGGCAGGGATGCTCGCTTCACTGTTAAGTGCGGCAATTGCCGGAATGTTTATGTAA